The Triticum urartu cultivar G1812 chromosome 6, Tu2.1, whole genome shotgun sequence genome includes the window tccatgacatcagttgtggtggggggcctgagcaaaaggtgggggcagctacccacttggcacttcggggagctgtgatgtagaaccactcccgctgccacaatccggacacctctgggaagcaaccctcaggccatggagtGTCAGCGATTTTTCTTATTaaagcgcctccgcacgctgcgtgctgcccctcgatcatcttcggcttcacatcgaaggtcttgagccacagaccgaagtgaggggtaatgcggaggaaggcctcacatacgacaataaaagtcaagatgtgaagaagggaatccggggccagatcgtgaagatctagcccataatagaacataagacccctaacaaagggatccagagcgaggcccagtcctcggaggaagtgggagacgaacacgacgctctcgttgggttcgggagtagggacgacttgccctcgggcaggcagccgatgcgaaatttcggcggtcagatatctggcctctctcaacttcttgtcctcctccgtgatggaggaaggcatccaccgaccttgaaggttgatCCGGACATAattgaaggtccgaagtgcctaaacctgagctttgggtgttggaactcgaggcgggaggcggattcgattaagatcgagaggaaaaagccttgtcccctttataaagagggtgaatcaagcgtcctcctcgtggccgtttggtacttgcctaagatctaggagtcctacccataggcacggttgggttacccacgtccatattgatgaaaatcccgtaataaaggggacacgatctctgcttcgacaagacgtgccaaggaaaccgcctcgcaaaacacgctgagattggttatgaaaaacgattcgaataaatacctggctgtggtgtgatgttaCACTACGGAGtacgtcaacagattagatttatggaaatattattctctctacggtggtatgtggaacttgttttgcagagccggacacgatcctcgtgttcaaaattttctatgaagtattcggaggaggaacccgccttgcaatgcggaagacaatctgcgcgccggactcatcgtcattgaaacctggttcaggggctactgagggagtcctggattagggggtatccgaactgccggactatatcctttggccggactgttggactatgaagatacaagattgaagactttgtcccgtgtccggatgggactctccttggcgtggaacgcaaacttggcaatacggatatgtagatctccttccttgtaaccgactctgtgtaaccctagccccctccggtgtctatataaaccggagggtttagtccgtaggaacaacaacaatcataccataggctagcttctagggtttagcctcttcgatttcgtggtagatcaactcttgtactactcatattatcaagaacaatcaagcaggacgtagggtattacctccatcaaaagggcccgaatctgggtaaacatcgtgtcccccgcctcctgttaccatccgcctagacgcacaattcgggacccctacccgaaatccgccggttttgacaccgacagcaccACTGTCTCCCGGGTCCGCCGCCCCTGCTTCCGTGCGCCGACGAGATGGCCGGACGACGCCCCAGCCGCTCCGCCCCTCCCCCGGCACCTCCAGACGCAAAAACAAAGCCCCCTGCCGCCTTTGGTAGAAGGGCCCGCCGCCATCGCGGCAACGGccggcggcaacggcggagatGGATCCCGCTGCGGGGGTCGCTGGCGGCGGAGGAGTGTCGCCCCTAGTGCCGCCTGGGGCGCGGCACGGGGGAGTTTTTTCCGCTTTCATCTTCCACCAATTCATAACCTAAACACATAGCACAAACAGAGTACCAGAGACATCATGTACCACAAGGAAACAGCACGCCCACCCCGCAGACAGACTGAGCTAGAAACATCGGCTAAGACTGCTCACAGTGAGGAGTAACATAAAGCAGTAACTTGCCAATGTTACTAGTCTATATTACTACCTCCACAGTGGATAGTAACATATGAGTGTTATCATGAAAGAGTttatttattaggctatagacttATTATGCATTGaaatgtgtgatgttacagtaactaccTAAGTTACCACAAACCCCTCTCTCCTTATTAATTAGCTGCCACATAAGTAATTTTGTATTgaaatgtgtgatgttactagtTAAGTTACTTCCATTGTGACTAGTCTAAGCACGGCGCAGAACTCAGAAATTACTTGACCGAGTCTTGGTGCCATGCAAGCGTAGAGTCCACCAATTCATAATCTGAAAAACATAGCTCAGATAGAGACAACATGTACGAGGAAACAACACGCCCGCCCCGCAGGTAGGCTGAACTAGAAACACCGGCAAGCACGGCGCAGAAAAGACCAAGCACTTGTAAATTACCTATAGTGACCGAGTCTTGGTGCCAGGCAAGTGGACTCACCTGCCCATCATACTGGTCAAGGCCATGCATTCACATCGCACAAGAAAATAACCTTGGTCTCCACCGGGTGCCAATCAAAACCTGACACGGCAGGCATCCTTACGAGCAGAAAAAACTTGCTCGTCAACTCTCCGATGTGATGTGGGAGCGACGTCTAACTGCTCAACATAGATAAAACTGCCGGCCTGAACGGTTCAACACCAGTTTTTTTCTCCCGTGACACAGGGCCCTGACAAATGGATGCATGCGAGAATCGTCAAAAGGACGTGATAAGCACATAATAAAACCATTACCAGAAGCAACAGCTTGGCCAACAACAATGGCGCTGCCACTGCTCTTCCTCTTCTCCCTCTTGCTTCAAGCTCCCTCGCACGCACAGGCACTCCAAAACATCACACTAGGATCCACCCTGACCACTCAAGGTCCAAACGCCTCACGGATTTCGCCCTCCGGTGAATTCGCGTTCGGCTTCCGCCCCAGCGACGCGGACGCCTCTGTCTACCTCCTCGCCGTTTGGTTCGACAAGATCACCTCCAAAACCGCTGTCTGGTACGCCAACACCAACACCAACACCACACTGCCAGCTGGCTCCCAACTGCAGCTCACGCCTGGTGGCGTGCTTTCGCTCCAGGACCCTGCTGGCACAGAGATATGGAACCCCCGGGTGACCAACGTCGACCATGCTGCCATGCTCGACACAGGCAATTTCGTGCTCTATGCCAAAGATGGATCCATCAAATGGCAGAGCTTTGAACACCCAACTGACACCATCCTGCCCTCCCAGGAGCTGCCTAAAGGGTCCGTCCTGCAAAGCCGGCTCATGGACAACGACTACTCAGCTGGAAGATTCCAAATCAGCGTACAGGATGATGGCAACCTAAGGTTTTACACCATGGCTGTTCCATCCCTTTTCCGCTATGATCCCCCATATTGGGATTCTAAGACTGGTGGAAATGGTTCAAGCCTCGTGTTCAACACAACCGGCAGCATCTACTACACTACAAGTTCTGGCGGACAATTCAATATTACATCAGAAACACTGGACTCACCGGCAGACTTTTACCGGCGCGCCACACTTGACGCAGATGGGGTGTTCAGGCAATACGTGTACCCCAAGAAGGCAGCTCAGACCAGTGGATGGAACGCTGAGTGGAAAGTTATGGACTACCTCCCACGGAACTTCTGTGAGGCTGTCAGGGTAGAGACTGGAAGTGGTGCCTGTGGGTTCAACAGCTATTGCCGCTCCAACACAAACAGGAGTGTGGAATGTAAGTGCCCAATAAACTACTCATTCATCGACAACGAGAGAACGTACAAAGGTTGCAAGCAAGACTTTGCTCCACATAGCTGTGACTTGGATGATACTGAATCTACTCAGCAATTCAAGCTACTTCCAATGAACAATATCAATTGGCCTTTTGGAGACTATGAGCGTCACAGCCCCATTGGTGAGGATTCTTGCCAAAGACTTTGCTTAACTGATTGCTTTTGTGTTGCTGCGGTGTACTATGGCGGTTCTTGCTGGAAAAAGAGGAGCCCCTTGTCCAACGGAATGGAAGGTAACATAGTGGGATCAGTTTTTTATCAAGGTTCCCAGGACTAATGTTCCTGGGTCCCAGTTGGGCAGTAACTCCAATACATGGAGAAAAGAGAAGAGGTATTGGATAATAGGAAGTTCACTGCTCCTTGGAGGATCTGCCCTTGTTATTGTTTTCCTCATCTCCATTCTGTATTTTGGATCTTACCGTGTCATTAGGCGAAAGAAGCCAGCCCAGATACAATCAATGAGTCCCGAGGCATTGCCTCTTAGAGCATTCACGTACAAGGAGATTGAGAAGGCGACAGATGGATTTCGTGAAGAGCTGGGTAGCGGTGCATCTGGTATCGTATACAAGGGCCAGTTGGAAGATGAGTTTGGGACTGGCATTGCAGTCAAGAAGATTGACTGCATGCTCCAAGAGAGTGAAAAGGAGTTCGCCATTGAGGTTCAAACCATCGGAAGGACCTTCCACAGAAACTTGGTACGGTTGCTCGGTTTCTGCGCAGAAGGAAAAGAGAGGCTTCTGGTGTACGAGTTGATGACCAATGGCTCACTTAATGGATTCCTTTTTTGTGGTACAAGCCCAACCTGGAACCTTCGCGTTCAAGTCGCACTTGGGGTGGCAAGAGGCCTGCTCTACTTACATGAGGAATGCAACACTCAAATTATCCATTGTGACATAAAGCCCCAAAACATCCTTCTTGATGAGAATCTCGTGGCAAAGATCTCAGACTTTGGCCTAGCAAAGATGCTCAGGACAAATCAGACACAGACGAACACTGGCATCAGGGGAACTCGAGGGTACGTCGCGCCCGAGTGGTTCAAAAACATAGGGATCACATCCAAGGTCGACATTTATAGTTTTGGGGTGATCTTGCTGGAGATTGTGTGTTGCAGACGGAATGTGGAGCTAGAGACAGCTGATGAGGAGCAAGCAATACTGACATATTGGGCAAATGACTGCTATAGAAGTGGGAGGCTTGACTTGTTAATCAAGGGTGATGAGGAGGCAATCTTCAATATAAAGAAGGTGGAACGCTTCGTGGCCGTGGCATTGTGGTGTCTCCAGGAGGAGCCAACAATGCGGCCAACCATGCTGAAAGTGACACAGATGCTTGATGGATCCGTCACAATCCCCACACCTCCTGATCCATCTTCCTTCATCAGTTCACTCCAATAGTAGTGTGTTTTTAAATGTATAAGTTGCAGTGTGAAATAAGAGTATATTGGACTACCGCAAACGATAAATATGAGTGATGATTCCTTTAAATGTATGTAAATGGAAGCAGGAATGTAAGTACTTGATAAGAAAAAATGTATGCATATGTTACTAGGTTCCAAAATAAATGTAAATTTCTGTAATGTTCATGTACTTTTTATGTGCAGTACCACAGTGAAGCCATGAATGTACTGCTTTGTGAATCAGTGTGCATATTTTGGTATATTGCTTAGCATTAAATCATCAAACTGGAAGATGCAAGGAACCAGTGAGGTGCAGTGCAGGCTAGTTAGGAACCATCGGGTAAGAACAATGATTTAAGGTCCCTTCGGGGACATCCACTAAAATTGGAACCATATAGAGAACAATGATTTAAGCGTTCACGACTGAAATGCTAGAGATGTCAAAATATTTAAGAAATACTTCTATCCCATTTGTTACAACTAGCAGCGGGACTCCCATGTTGCTTTACGAGCGAGCACCCGGGAGTAACCCTAGCATATATCCCATTTAGATTTTCGCATTAGCATTATCCAGTGTTTTATGTCACTGGAAATTAGACACTGCATCTATGCTTTTTAGTGTAACAGTGGGTATTAACAACGAGAATTGGACTCTAGATATTGAATGCAAGCATTACAACGGAAAGAACACAAGACGTTCTTGATCTTTGTTGATCATGAGATCTAGTATGGAGAGTCTGGAGCTTTATGTGATATTCCTTATTCAATACTACACTTTCCCTCTTGAACTGCAAAATCAAAGTCAGGAGCAACATGCTTACAAATATGTCCTGAATAAGGAATAAAAACAAATCAAAGACCCTGCATTAGAACGGATTCTAGCTAAAACAATTAAATAGTAGATTACACATCAAATCCATTTTTTAATTAAAAATATACCATATTTAGAATTAGTAGGCCGTTGTTTATCTTAGCGTAATAATACACCTCCTGGTGTATACCAAATATTAACATCCCAATTGAAATGAGACATCGTAAACCACATACATTTGCAGATGCTAATGAGAATAAATGCAGTAAGTAGTCCGTTTGTTAGGTGTGAGACAATGCATCTTCTTGTGTTTTCTGAAAGGTGGCTCGAATGATGCTTCCATGGAATTTTACCTTCCACCAGTGACGTAATATTCTTTTCGACGGGCGGTGATGTAAATTTGCTGTCTCTGTTGTTAGTTTAGATTATGGTGGTGCGATCTCAGCAACTGCAGTAATTAGGCCAACAACATCTATAAATTCACATAAAAATACTAATTCAGTTCATGTTTCTACACGTTGCTATAGTGTTCTTATTATTCATGAATATGCACAGCACTCTGTGTTTTGCTCACCTCACAACATAGTGTTTTGCTCCATTCCACTGCCAGCAGTGAGGAGTAGAATGCACTGTAGCAAACATGAAAAGGTTTTCTGGCCGGGGTGTTACCTCTATCGATGTACTCTGAAGCAGATCCTCTGTGAGAATGATCTACTGATCTGTAGGTTCTCTTGGCATCATAAAGATCAAATTGCTCGACTGTGTGAGAGCTTTCTCAGCATACAAAGAACTGACAGTTGCTCTGCTAAACTCTGCCTTTCAATTATTGTCCAGAAAATTCCATCTTTCTAGCATATATTCAGCAAATAAGAAGGACATAATCAGCAGATCTTCTAAACAGGACATAATCTGAAAAGCTATTACAGCATAATCATTCAAAATGAGAGTGTGCTAACATAGTTAGTACATGTATATGACTAAGTTGAGATGAATACCAAAGAAATGGAAGTTCACATGTTCAAGTGATTGTGAATATACAAACTCAAAATTATCATGCAGCGCTCCAATGTCTAAGGTGCCAGGAAATCTGTTAACAAAGCACAGAGGTGACTCTGCAGATCTGCGAATACTGTAACAGCGATTGTGAGCAATAGACAACAGTATAAGAAAAATACTGCTTAACATATAGATAACCTACCGGTACATGTTCTACTTTCCAGTTTGCAACTTTTCAGGAAGAGCAACGCTGTAGCCCTGCACATTGAATTATCAATTATAGTTTGGTCTTAATAAGCAATTTTCCCAAACCTTAATTATGTCCTAGTGTTCAAGGGAAATGCTAAGGTGAAATCAAACATGCACAGTTGAAAATGAGAAGACATAGGTGGTGTTCTGATGAGTACACTGAATCATCAGCGACAGTTTGTTTCAAAATAAGCCATTCTTCAAACACATGCATTGTTGTCCCTCAGACCCTCAGGTACGTGTCATTTAAACACAAATATGCAAGGTTCCACAGAGAACTCATACCCTTAGCAATTGACCCAAAAAATGGCAATTGCTATTAGGATCTCATAGGGTCAAAATGGGGTATACAATTAATAATAAAACTGCTGGCTCCATATTCCAGATTAGGATATGGTTACATGGCATTTAAACTCAAATACGCAAAGCTCCATGTAAGAACACATGCGCTTAGCAATTGACCGACAATTTTGAGATTAGTATATCTGGCGAAAGAATACATCTGAAAACAGAGGGTGATAAAGTAACTCGTGACATATAGATTGCAGATCAACTTTTTAACGTTACTGCAGAGGCAGATTCCAGTGCTTCTAATCACCCGCTTGAAGTTTATATTTGTACCCCAGTAATCATGTTGCTAATTCAGTTTGCAAAATACATCACAGGATTTTAAAACTCATTATTTACATAGCACTGTAATGGATAGCTTAGAGAGTAGAAGTAGCTCACTGGTTACCTGTTTCGTTAATTATTTTGGTGTCCAAACCAGAAAGTTGTAGCTTCCAATGAGATATCGTCCGCCACTCTCTGAAATGTAAACACAATATGCTGGTTTAAAATCCTAAACTTCCAACGAAAGAGAAAAGAAGATTTGCAAAATATCTTAGCTTTAGGAGTGCACAAACATAAACTGGTTCATATGGAACTATGGAGGAAGTGCATTATCCAAAACCGAACggtaaaaataaaaatataataTTAAGATGGGCACTTCAACCCAGTTCATTTCATCTGTCTACCTAAGCAAGCACACAGCAAGAACGAAAACTACTACTAGCAAATACCACAAATTTCAGAAGAGCCGCCAGTCCATCTGAGCGCTTGCCTTGCCTCTGTTCTCTTCTCTGTTGTTTCTCATGCTCCTCAGATCGAGCCGCAGCCGCGCCACCCGGTCTGCGTCGATCTGCCCTCCTCTCCACCCACGCTCTCCGCCCTGTCGATCCCCGAGTGCTATCTTTTCCCCGTTTGTTTGTGTTTAGCTCATGGGCCGGCCCACATCGCCATGCCcctcaaaaaagaaaaggaaaaaccTAGCCCTAAATAGGGGTGGACCGGACAGAAAAGACCCTAACGGTTAAGCCCTCTCGCCCCGAGACCCCCACAAGCAACCCGCtcccgcgtcgccgccgccgccgccgcctccgcagCGCCTTCCTCGGCAGAAGCCCCAGCGCCCCACCCCCCATGGCGAAGAAGAGGAAGCGCAGCTCCGATGCTCCCGCGTCCGCCGCCGTAGAGAAGCCCGACGACTCTGCGCCGGAGCGGCCGGAGCGCACCCTCTTCGGCTTCAAGGACCAGCCGGACTCCCCCGCCGAGCCTGCTTCCAAGGACGCGGGCCCCTTCTTCCGGAACAAGGAGAAGGTGCTCATTACGTGCTCCCGCCGCATCATCTACAGGTGAGCCTCTCTCCTCCGAGCTCTGCGGCGGTCGCCGGACAGATGTTTTTGTGGCGGATGTAACAAGTGTTTCGGCGGGTTGGGTTGATGATGCGTGTGTGCGCGCAGGTACCGGCACCTGATGCAGAACGTGGTGTCGCTGCTGCCGCACGCCAAGAAGGACAGCAAGGTTGAGTCCAAGCAGAGCAAGGGCAGCGCGCTCAACGAGCTGGTCGAGCTCAGGAGCTGCTCCAGCTGCCTCTTTTTCGAGGTATGGCACATTCGCTGCTTGCCTGCTTTCTTGATGGAAATGGCTTGCCTTCCATGGGATGAAGGTTGCCTACTTTGATAGGAGAACTGCATGATGGCAACATTAAAGGTTGCTAAATCATACCACGTTTAACATGGATGGAGCAAGTAATTTGTTTCTGGTGCTAAATCAACTTCGAATTTAGCTCTGATAAATATCATTGTTCTAGCGTGAACCATGAATGTTTAAAAGGTGTTAGCTCCACGTTGTTGTTTTCTTGTCAGTGTGACATCGCTCCAAAATTAGGAAATCTGAATATGCACTATAGTTGCCAATTCTTATATTGAAGCATCTTCTGCGTGTATATTCCAGTGCAGAAAACAGAAGGATCTTTACCTTTGGATGGTCAAGTCTCCCGCAGGGCCATCAGTGAAATTTCTAGTCAATGCTGGTATGATTTCACACCTATAGTAGTTATCCAGTTGTTTTACTGACAATTCATCTACTAATGCCCAACATCCTGTAACATTTATGTGCAGTTCACACTATGGAGGAACTCAAGCTCACGGGTAACCATCTGAAAGGGTCACGTCCTCTGCTAACATTTTCTTCAAATTTTGACCAGCAACCTCACTGGAAACTCTTGAAGGAAATGATAACTCAAGTATGTTGATGGTCTCGCATGTTACATTATGTTGTGCACGTGTTATCAGCAAGCATTTTTGAACGAAGATGATATTGATCTGTATTAATGTTGTCTATTTTTTATCTGTTTTTGTGAGATCAATTTATTCGCATTTACCATGTGCGTTTAATTGGTGTAAAAAGATGTTAAACTTGGTTTCTTCACACATGTTTACGATAGTCGTATGTGTATGCCCTGTTGTTATATATTAGCATGTGGATGTGATGCATCCACTATTGGTTTTTATGTTTATAATATAATATGAACCTTTGAAGGAAGGATTCACCTTTGATAACTGTAGTTATATTCCAAGAGATCCAAGTTAATGGAAACCTTCTGGATGTTAAAAAAACGTGTATTTGTGTTTCCATTGCTTATTGTGAAGGAGTAGAGTTGTTTTATGAGGTCATCAGACCAGTATTAGTGATGCGATAATACATTCGATAGGGTCAAATTAATTCTATGGAGACGTGTTCTTCTTTTAATCAAAGAAGTTTAGAGCTAACTCATTGTCCATTGCCGTGCTTGCAGATTTTTGCTACTCCAAAAGATCATCGGAAGGCAAAACCTTTTCATGATCATGTGTTTGTCTTCTCCATTGTGGATGACCACATTTGGTTCAGAAATTACCAGGTGGTGTATTGGTCTCTTTGCATTTGTATTGCGATGAACTTTCAGTACTTAAAACCATTGAGTTATTATCACCATCTGAATTTTAGCAAATGATATACTTGGCAGATTTCTGTACCCCACAATGAGATTGATAAAGTTGATAAAGGAGGCCTAGATACAATGACACTTGTTGAGGTAAAAGTAGAGTGAGCTTATATCTGCATAATTTATATGGCATGTGGTTGCTAATCAACATTTTAATTAAATTACCGTGTGTAGGTTGGCCCCAGATACTGTTTGAATCCAATCAAAATATTTGGTGGTAGTTTTGGTGGCCCCACATTGTATGAGAACCCATTCTATGTGTCTCCCAATCAGGTAATGCATTCACCGGTTGCTCTAGACTATGGTACATATGTTCCTAATATATTTGTAAAGGAAATCAAGGGGTTACCTCTTCCATCATCAAGGAATGGTTATATTATGTTTTTTCTTGTGTTTCTTTGGTTGAAACAAATTTGACTCTGAGAAAACCGACAAGTGATGGAATGGTGGGTGCACAGTTAGTTTTATAATATTCTAGAATGACATTCGATATCAGTTATGGTACAACCAAGGTACACTTTATGCATCAGTGCTGTCCATTTGACTCAATCCGTTGTGTCTATTATATTTCTTTGACATATACTCCTTGTACATTGCTGCTTCATTCTGTTCTTGTTGTGTTGGACCTAACTACCTGTCATTTTTATCGATCAAACTTAGAATGGTGACATAGTCTGGTATCTTGCTGTGGTTCTGGGAGAAAAGGATTTACTGCTCATATGGCTCTGTTCACCAGGATTTATGTATTTAATTCAGTTGCAACAAAGCATTTCCCGCTGTGTTCGTGTATGCCTTCCCATCTAAACCCGTGGGTCTGTTTATTTGGAGCAGATCCGCGCTCTAGAGAAGCGGAAGAAGGCAGGCAAGTACGCCAAGAAAGTGAAGGCCAAGGTGAGGAGGAAGATGCATGAGATGGAGAACACCCTGGAGCCCGATGAATTTGCTGATCTTTGGAAAGGGGAAGACTAGAGCGGACGCAGCAGCAGACTGTACCAATGAGGTTGTCTTGAAACTACTCATGCTGGCAATGACCAAGCAGTGAATTTTGCTTGATATTATGTGGTGGTTCTTGTATGACAAAGCATGTGTTTTATTACTATAATGAACAACTGGATTTCGGTCATGCCTGTATCCATATTGCCGTGTGCTTGCCAGTATATGCTACCTCAGTATCTTGCTACCAGCTGTGTGTTTCACCTTGCCTTGTGCCTGATATAATTGCAAGCAACTCAGTTTTTATGCTGGCCTCGGTAAAAACagttgattttttttcaaaactatgaTATATTTTATAGCATTTTCGGAAACTATAGCATGATTTTCATAAAAATCAAAAGTAGTAGCCTGTCGGCCATCTCTTGGCTGAAATAGGACTTTTTGGCCACAGTTAGGCCGAAGTGGACTTTTCGGCCATCTCTTGGCCGAAGTGGTGGGGTTCTGGCCGAAAAGGCACTTTTCGGTCAAGTCTAGACCGAAATAGACTTTTTGTCAAGCCTAGGCCGAAAAGTACTTTTTGGTCTCGTGTAGGCCGAAGTTGCATGGCTCATACATTAGGCTGAAATGTATTTTCCCGCCAACCCCTTCCCGCCATCCGTTTCCCGCCAACCCCTTCCCGCCTTATTTTCCCGCCATACCGCAGTTATTCTTTCCCGCCATTTTCTCCTCTGTATCTATAAAAACCCCTTCCGGTGGAGGTGGATAAGCATTCCAGTGTAGTGTAGTCGAGATGTCCCATTATCCATTCGATCGTAGTTTTCACCCTGAGATGAGCAGCACTCTGCTGAGTCTAACTACCGATTTCAGGATGGACAATAGGATAGTTCCATGGGACGAACTCACCGGTAGTGACACCATAATGAATGAGTTGGCTCACGAATTACGTAGGTCTGGGTGGC containing:
- the LOC125513421 gene encoding ribosome biogenesis protein BRX1 homolog 2-like; translated protein: MAKKRKRSSDAPASAAVEKPDDSAPERPERTLFGFKDQPDSPAEPASKDAGPFFRNKEKVLITCSRRIIYRYRHLMQNVVSLLPHAKKDSKVESKQSKGSALNELVELRSCSSCLFFECRKQKDLYLWMVKSPAGPSVKFLVNAVHTMEELKLTGNHLKGSRPLLTFSSNFDQQPHWKLLKEMITQIFATPKDHRKAKPFHDHVFVFSIVDDHIWFRNYQISVPHNEIDKVDKGGLDTMTLVEVGPRYCLNPIKIFGGSFGGPTLYENPFYVSPNQIRALEKRKKAGKYAKKVKAKVRRKMHEMENTLEPDEFADLWKGED